A genomic region of Arachis stenosperma cultivar V10309 chromosome 9, arast.V10309.gnm1.PFL2, whole genome shotgun sequence contains the following coding sequences:
- the LOC130947905 gene encoding uncharacterized protein LOC130947905 has translation MGTKKDNAVGMGTLCTHAFYDLKHVSPAVFLYLLKECYFYGTCKATAKFRALQYQVCLVLQNDPKPGPATFTVQCLYLAPLFEDDSHGFTHLIISAFRRFLKRSNTLEDSLEVKDLAAHLIVDIIRGQSFHDEKIVMKLLETFDVKLSNFEKAMCPIKENDGVSCGTAKEFVERYIVELLESQQYIIAVALMEHFSISHYGQSFLLDMIKSKQYKAAEKWATYMGKPMLCTLIEEFVEKNMLKDAYEIIKKNNLKQDFPDVYKRCKESSLKNLAEKGCWDVAEARINNDRQLMEYLVYLAMEAGYTEKVDELCQRYSLDRFLDIKLPETTIQEGRYLHLDELLVEDIIWVDEVEGLLDATNHIDGFKVVGLDCEWKPNYVKGSKPNKVSIMQIASEKKAFIFDLIKLHSEVPDTLDDCLTHILMSPRILKLGYNFQCDTRQLAQSYPELKCFKNYELLLDIQNIFKEPRGGLARLTEKILGASLNKTRRNSNWEQRPLTPNQLEYAALDAVVLVHIFHHLSGQGNGKFEWKSHIVSHSETNKKSKKNSSRVEQT, from the exons ATGGGAACAAAAAAAGACAATGCCGTTGGAATGGGGACCTTATGTACCCATGCTTTCTATGATTTAAAGCACGTATCGCCGGCAGTATTTCTGTATCTGCTGAAAGAATGTTATTTTTATG GAACATGTAAGGCGACAGCAAAGTTCCGAGCACTTCAGTATCAAGTATGTCTTGTGCTCCAAAATGATCCAAAGCCTGGACCAGCAACTTTTACTGTTCAATGTCTATACTTGGCTCCTCTATTTGAAGATGATAGTCATGGATTTACCCATTTAATTATATCTGCTTTCCGCCGCTTTTTGAAAAGATCAAATACTTTGGAGGACTCCTTGGAAGTGAAAGATTTGGCTGCCCATCTAATTGTTGATATTATTAGGGGCCAGAGCTTTCATGATGAAAAGATTGTCATGAAACTATTGGAGACTTTTGAtgtaaaattatcaaattttgaGAAAGCAATGTGCCCAATTAAAGAAAATGATGGTGTAAGTTGTGGTACGGCAAAAGAATTTGTTGAGCGGTATATTGTTGAACTACTAGAATCCCAGCAGTATATAATAGCTGTCGCTTTAATGGAGCATTTCTCTATCAGTCATTATGGCCAGTCATTTCTCCTAGATATGATAAAGAGCAAACAATACAAAGCAGCAGAGAAGTGGGCGACGTATATGGGGAAGCCAATGTTATGCACCCTTATTGAGGAGTTCGTTGAGAAGAACATGCTAAAGGATGCCTATGAGATTatcaagaaaaataatttaaagcAGGATTTCCCGGATGTATACAAAAGGTGTAAGGAAAG CTCGCTAAAGAACTTAGCTGAGAAAGGATGTTGGGATGTTGCTGAGGCAAGAATAAATAATGATAGACAGCTTATGGAATATTTG GTTTATTTGGCAATGGAAGCTGGTTACACAGAGAAAGTTGATGAATTATGCCAACGATACTCCCTTGACAGGTTTTTGGATATCAAAC TACCTGAAACAACTATACAAGAAGGGCGTTATTTGCATCTTGATGAACTACTAGTTGAAGACATCATTTGGGTTGATGAAGTTGAAGGTTTGCTTGATGCAACAAATCATATAGATGGTTTTAAAGTTGTCGGTCTTGATTGTGAATGGAAACCTAATTATGTAAAAGGCAGCAAGCCAAACAAG GTCTCAATCATGCAAATTGCATCTGAAAAGAAGGCTTTCATCTTTGATCTGATAAAGTTACATAGCGAGGTGCCTGACACTTTAGACGATTGTCTAACACACATTTTGATGTCACCTAGAATTCTAAAACTTG GGTATAATTTCCAATGTGATACAAGGCAACTTGCTCAGTCATATCCAGAATTGAAATGCTTCAAGAACTACGAACTGTTATTGGACATTCAGAATATTTTTAAAGAACCTCGGGGTGGTTTGGCCAGGTTAACCGAG AAAATACTGGGAGCTAGTCTAAACAAGACGAGACGAAACAGCAACTGGGAGCAAAGACCTTTAACTCCAAATCAA CTAGAATATGCTGCCCTGGATGCTGTTGTGCTTGTTCATATTTTCCACCATCTTTCTGGTCAAGGAAATGGTAAATTTGAGTGGAAGTCCCATATA GTGTCTCATTCTGAAACCAACAAGAAATCCAAGAAGAATTCATCAAGAGTTGAACAGACTTAG